One Cervus canadensis isolate Bull #8, Minnesota chromosome 1, ASM1932006v1, whole genome shotgun sequence genomic window carries:
- the SRRD gene encoding SRR1-like protein, translated as MAAAAAAAREAWQAASPRRRRSAARRPKRREAAAAAGTPGAEPEVEGGVVLRRIQEAKEDLVISDFWSSALETITGCLQKHLEQLRAPEGPLSEALGHLHLDAPLVEADAAPGPVPEETLVPGTCCLKCVCYGVGNFASCSTARSQLAFLLLLLERCQVPRSHCWVYDPLFSQLEVAVLSALGLVVLRENEEGKRSVCGEPTVFYMPHCGTALYNNLLWRNWSVDALSKVVIIGNSFRGLEERLLTRILHKHYPYVAKILTGLEEVVFPQTPRYMDVFNDTSVHWFPVQKLTQLPTDTWAFREEPDYQDCEDLEIIRKKTGEPPALT; from the exons atggcggcggcggcggcggcggcgcgagAAGCCTGGCAGGCGGCATCTCCGCGGAGACGGCGCTCGGCGGCTCGGCGTCCGAAGCGGAGGGAGGCTGCGGCGGCCGCCGGGACCCCGGGAGCCGAGCCCGAGGTGGAGGGCGGAGTCGTGCTTCGTCGCATCCAGGAGGCCAA GGAGGACCTGGTTATCTCTGACTTCTGGAGCTCAGCACTAG AAACCATCACCGGGTGTCTCCAGAAACACCTGGAGCAGCTGAGGGCCCCCGAGGGGCCTCTCTCGGAAGCCCTGGGACACCTGCATCTCGACGCCCCCCTGGTGGAGGCAGACGCGGCCCCTGGCCCCGTCCCGGAAGAGACCCTGGTCCCAGGGACCTGCTGCCTCAAGTGTGTGTGTTACGGCGTCGGGAACTTCGCCAGCTGCTCCACAGCTAGAAGCCAGCTGGCGTTTTTGCTTCTGCTTCTGGAGCGGTGCCAG GTTCCCAGGAGTCACTGCTGGGTGTACGACCCTCTGTTCAGTCAGCTAGAAGTCGCGGTTCTCAGCGCCCTGGGCCTGGTGGTTCTCAGGGAGAACGAG GAAGGGAAGCGGAGCGTGTGCGGGGAGCCCACCGTCTTCTACATGCCGCACTGCGGGACGGCACTCTATAACAACCTGCTGTGGAGGAACTGGTCGGTGGACGCCCTCTCCAAGGTGGTCATCATCGGCAACAGCTTCAGGGGGCTCGAGGAGAG GTTGTTGACAAGGATTCTGCATAAACATTACCCATACGTTGCAAAG ATTCTGAcaggcctggaggaggtggtgttCCCTCAGACCCCAAGGTACATGGACGTATTTAACGACACCTCCGTCCACTGGTTTCCTGTGCAAAAGCTAACCCAGCTGCCCACGGACACTTGGGCGTTTCGGGAAGAGCCAGATTACCAGGACTGTGAGGACCTCGAGATCATCAGGAAGAAGACAGGGGAGCCTCCCGCGCTGACCTGA
- the TFIP11 gene encoding tuftelin-interacting protein 11, producing MSLSHLYRDGEGHMDDDEDERENFEITDWDLQNEFNPNRQRHWQTKEEATYGVWAERDSDEERPSFGGKRARDYSAPVNFISAGLKKGAAEEAELEDSDDEEKPVKQDEFPKDFGPKKLKTGGNFKPSQKGFAGGTKSFMDFGSWERHTKGIGQKLLQKMGYVPGRGLGKNAQGIINPIEAKQRKGKGAVGAYGSERTTQALQDFPVVDSEEEAEEEFQKELSQWRKDPSGSKKKPKYSYKTVEELKAKGRISKKLSAPQKELSQVKVIDMTGREQKVYYSYSQISHKHSVPDDGLPPQAQLPPPPGKEARAPGFALPELEHNLQLLIELTEQEIIRNDRQLQYERDVVVNLTHELEKAAGALQQEQRAIASLSEVLALVEECERRLQPGCSDPLTLDECARVFQTLRDKYYEEYRMSDRVDLAVAIVYPLMKDYFKDWDPLKDCTYGTETISKWKGLLENDQLLSHGGQDLSADAFHRLIWEVWMPFVRSIVAQWQPRNCDPMVDFLDSWAPLIPVWVLDNILEQLIFPKLQKEVESWNPLTDTVPIHSWVHPWLPLMQARLEPLYSPIRSKLASALQKWHPSDSSAKLILQPWKDVFTPGSWEAFMVKNIVPKLGMCLGELVVNPHQQHMDAFYWVIDWEGMVSVSSLVGLLEKHFFPKWLQVLCSWLSNSPNYEEITKWYLGWKSMFSDQVLAHPSVKDKFNEALDIMNRAVSSNVGAYMQPGAREHIAYLTHTERRKDFQYEAMQERREAENMAQRGIGVAASAVPMNFKDLIETKAEEHNIVFMPVIGKRHEGKQLYTFGRIVIYIDRGVVFVQGEKTWVPTSLQSLIDMAK from the exons ATGTCGCTGTCCCACTTGTACCGGGACGGGGAAGGCCACATGGATGATGACGAGGATGAGCGGGAGAACTTTGAGATCACCGACTGGGATCTCCAGAATGAATTCAACCCCAACCGGCAGCGCCACTGGCAGACCAAGGAAGAGGCCACCTACGGAGTGTGGGCAGAGCGAGACTCGGACGAGGAGAGGCCCAGCTTTGGAGGCAAACG GGCCCGTGACTACTCGGCACCTGTCAACTTCATCAGCGCGGGGCTcaagaaaggggcagcagaggaggcGGAGCTGGAGGACTCCGACGATGAAGAGAAACCCGTGAAGCAGGATGAATTTCCTAAAGATTTCGGACCAAAGAAGTTAAAAACG GGTGGCAATTTTAAGCCCAGCCAGAAAGGTTTTGCAGGAGGAACCAAGTCTTTCATGGATTTCGGCAGCTGGGAAAGACACACAAAAGGAATCGGACAGAAGCTTCTTCAGAAAATGGGCTACGTCCCTGGAAGGGGCTTGGGGAAGAATGCTCAAG GCATCATTAACCCGATCGAGGCCaagcagaggaaagggaagggcGCGGTGGGGGCGTACGGCTCGGAGCGCACCACGCAGGCCCTGCAGGACTTCCCCGTGGTCGACTCGGAAGAGGAGGCTGAGGAG GAATTTCAGAAGGAGCTGAGCCAATGGAGGAAAGACCCTAGTGGAAGCAAAAAGAAGCCCAAGTATTCCTACAAGACCGTGGAAGAGCTGAAAGCCAAGGGCAGGATTAGCAAGAAGCTCAGCGCTCCCCAGAAGGAGCTCTCCCAGGTCAAG GTCATAGACATGACGGGCCGGGAGCAGAAGGTCTACTACAGCTACAGCCAGATCAGCCACAAGCACAGCGTCCCCGACGACGGGCTCCCGCCACAGGCGCAGCTGCCGCCCCCGCCCGGCAAGGAGGCCCGGGCGCCCGGCTTCGCGCTGCCCGAGCTGGAGCACAACCTGCAGCTGCTCATCGAGCTGACGGAGCAGGAGATCATCCGCAACGACCGGCAGCTGCAGTACGAGCGGGACGTGGTGGTGAACCTGACGCACGAGCTGGAGAAGGCGGCGGGGGCGCTGCAGCAGGAGCAGCGGGCCATCGCCAGCCTCAGCGAGGTGCTGGCGCTGGTGGAGGAGTGCGAGCGGCGCCTGCAGCCCGGCTGCAGCGACCCGCTCACCCTGGACGAGTGCGCACGCGTCTTCCAGACGCTGCGGGACAAGTACTACGAGGAGTACCGGATGTCCGACCGCGTGGACCTGGCCGTGGCCATCGTCTACCCGCTCATGAAGGACTACTTCAAGGACTGGGACCCCCTCAAG GACTGCACCTATGGCACGGAGACCATCTCCAAGTGGAAGGGCCTCCTGGAGAACGACCAGCTCCTGTCGCACGGCGGGCAGGACCTCTCGGCCGACGCCTTCCACAG GCTGATCTGGGAGGTCTGGATGCCGTTTGTCCGGAGCATTGTTGCACAGTGGCAGCCAAGGAACTGCGACCCAATGGTGGACTTCCTGGACAGCTGGGCGCCCCTCATCCCCGTGTGGGTGCTGGACAACATCCTGGAGCAGCTCATCTTCCCCAAGCTGCAGAAGGAG GTGGAGAGCTGGAACCCGCTGACGGACACCGTGCCCATCCACTCGTGGGTCCACCCCTGGCTGCCACTCATGCAGGCGCGCCTGGAGCCGCTCTACTCCCCCATCCGCAGCAAGCTGGCTAGCGCCCTGCAGAAGTGGCATCCCAGCGACTCCTCGGCCAAGCTCATCCTCCAGCCCTGGAAAGACGTCTTCACCCCCGGCTCCTGGGAGGCCTTCATGGTTAAGAACATCGTGCCCAAGCTGG GGATGTGCCTCGGGGAGCTGGTCGTCAACCCCCACCAGCAGCACATGGACGCCTTCTACTGGGTCATCGACTGGGAGGGGATGGTCTCCGTCTCCAGCCTGGTGGGTCTCCTCGAAAAGCACTTCTTCCCCAAGTGGCTGCAG GTGCTGTGCTCCTGGCTGAGCAACAGCCCCAATTACGAGGAGATCACCAAGTGGTACCTGGGCTGGAAGTCCATGTTCTCGGACCAAGTGCTGGCGCACCCGTCTGTCAAGGACAAGTTCAACGAGGCTCTTGACATCATGAACAGGGCGGTGTCCTCCAACGTCG GTGCCTACATGCAGCCCGGTGCGCGCGAGCACATCGCCTACCTCACGCACACGGAGCGGAGGAAGGACTTCCAATACGAGGCCATGCAGGAGCGGCGCGAGGCTGAGAACATGGCCCAGCGGGGCATCGGCGTGGCCGCCAGCGCCGTGCCCATGAACTTCAAGGACCTCATTGAGACCAAGGCCGAGGAGCACAACATCGTCTTCATGCCGGTCATCGGGAAGCGGCACGAGGGCAAGCAGCTGTACACCTTCGGCCGCATCGTCATCTACATCGACCGGGGCGTGGTGTTCGTGCAGGGCGAGAAGACCTGGGTGCCCACCTCGCTGCAGAGCCTCATCGACATGGCCAAGTAG